One Methanococcus aeolicus Nankai-3 DNA segment encodes these proteins:
- a CDS encoding CDC48 family AAA ATPase, producing MELIVAEAYQGDVGKSIVRIDPITMEKLNLKSGDVVEIEGKTKSYATVWRGYMEDQGKGIIRMDGILRQNTKAGIGDKVKIKKTEVKEAKKITLAPMQEVRFAGAFNDHVKSRLMGQVVGKGSKVVIGVLGTAFPFIVVNTSPKGAVKITEFTDFDIKTEPVSEIKESKIPDIIYDDIGGLKEEVKKIREMVELPMRYPELFDKLGIEPPKGVLLAGPPGTGKTLLAKAVANEAGANFYTINGPEIMSKYVGETEENLRKIFEDAEEEAPSIIFIDEIDSVAPKRDEASGEVERRMVAQLLTLMDGLGGRGQVVVIAATNRPDSLDGALRRPGRFDRELTIGVPDRKGRKEILQIHTRNMPLENVDLDYLADVTHGFVGADLASLCKEAAMKTLRRLLPDIDLEKEEIPAEILENIKVTMKDFKEALKEVEPSALREVLVEVPNVRWEDIGGLDEIKQDLIEAVEWPIKNKEVFEKMGIRPPKGVLLFGPPGTGKTMLAKAVANESQANFISVKGPEIFSKWVGESEKAIREMFKKARQAAPTVIFFDEIDSIAPTRGSDMGGSGVAEKVVNQLLTELDGLEEPKDVVVVAATNRPDMLDSALLRPGRLDRIVLVPVPNSDARYKIFEVHAKNMPIAEEVDLKKLAEETEGYTGADIEAICREAAMTALRENINAEKVELKHFKKAMKKIRPSVKEGDMAVYEKLAKEYSGSSEADEEENEEN from the coding sequence ATGGAATTAATAGTAGCTGAGGCATATCAAGGGGATGTGGGTAAAAGCATAGTCCGTATAGACCCCATAACAATGGAAAAATTAAATTTAAAATCGGGGGATGTAGTAGAAATTGAAGGAAAAACCAAAAGTTATGCAACGGTTTGGAGAGGATATATGGAAGACCAAGGAAAGGGAATAATTAGAATGGACGGAATATTAAGACAAAATACAAAAGCTGGAATTGGGGACAAAGTTAAAATAAAAAAGACAGAAGTAAAAGAGGCAAAAAAAATAACCCTTGCTCCAATGCAGGAAGTTAGATTTGCTGGGGCATTCAATGACCATGTTAAAAGTAGATTAATGGGACAAGTTGTTGGAAAAGGCTCAAAAGTTGTAATAGGGGTACTTGGAACAGCATTTCCATTTATAGTGGTAAATACATCCCCAAAAGGGGCTGTAAAAATTACAGAATTTACAGATTTCGACATAAAAACTGAACCTGTATCAGAAATAAAAGAATCTAAAATACCAGATATAATTTACGACGATATTGGGGGATTAAAAGAAGAAGTTAAAAAAATTAGGGAGATGGTGGAGCTCCCTATGAGATACCCAGAATTATTTGATAAATTAGGTATCGAACCACCAAAAGGAGTTTTACTCGCAGGACCTCCGGGAACAGGTAAAACACTACTTGCAAAAGCCGTAGCTAATGAAGCAGGAGCTAATTTCTATACCATAAATGGTCCGGAAATTATGAGTAAATATGTTGGAGAGACAGAAGAAAATTTAAGAAAGATATTTGAAGATGCTGAGGAAGAAGCTCCAAGTATCATATTCATTGATGAAATTGATAGCGTAGCTCCAAAAAGAGATGAAGCTTCTGGTGAAGTTGAAAGAAGAATGGTAGCTCAGCTCCTTACGCTGATGGATGGATTAGGCGGAAGAGGACAGGTCGTAGTAATTGCAGCCACAAATAGGCCTGACTCATTAGATGGTGCATTAAGAAGACCAGGAAGATTTGATAGAGAATTAACCATTGGTGTTCCAGATAGAAAAGGTAGAAAAGAAATTCTACAAATACATACAAGAAATATGCCACTCGAAAATGTGGATTTAGACTATTTGGCAGATGTTACACATGGTTTTGTTGGTGCTGATTTAGCTTCATTGTGTAAAGAGGCGGCAATGAAAACACTTAGAAGATTACTTCCAGATATTGACTTAGAAAAAGAAGAAATACCTGCGGAAATTCTTGAAAACATTAAAGTAACAATGAAAGACTTTAAAGAAGCTTTAAAAGAAGTTGAACCATCAGCATTAAGAGAAGTTCTTGTTGAAGTTCCAAATGTGAGATGGGAGGACATTGGAGGATTAGATGAGATAAAACAAGACCTCATTGAAGCTGTTGAATGGCCCATAAAAAATAAAGAAGTATTCGAAAAAATGGGAATTCGACCACCTAAGGGAGTATTATTATTCGGTCCGCCTGGAACAGGTAAAACCATGCTTGCAAAAGCCGTAGCTAATGAATCACAAGCTAACTTCATAAGCGTAAAAGGTCCAGAAATATTCTCAAAATGGGTCGGAGAAAGCGAAAAGGCAATCAGAGAAATGTTTAAAAAAGCAAGACAGGCAGCCCCTACTGTGATATTCTTTGATGAAATTGACAGTATTGCTCCAACAAGAGGTTCAGATATGGGAGGAAGTGGAGTTGCTGAAAAAGTTGTAAATCAACTTTTAACAGAACTTGATGGATTAGAAGAACCAAAAGATGTTGTAGTTGTTGCAGCTACAAATAGGCCAGATATGCTTGATTCTGCGTTATTGAGGCCAGGGCGATTGGATAGAATTGTGCTTGTTCCAGTCCCAAATAGTGATGCAAGATACAAAATATTCGAAGTTCATGCCAAAAATATGCCAATAGCCGAAGAAGTAGATTTAAAGAAACTTGCAGAAGAAACAGAAGGATACACAGGAGCTGACATTGAAGCAATATGTAGGGAAGCTGCAATGACAGCACTTAGAGAAAATATAAATGCTGAAAAAGTTGAGTTAAAACACTTTAAGAAGGCAATGAAAAAAATAAGACCATCTGTTAAAGAAGGAGATATGGCAGTTTATGAAAAATTGGCAAAAGAATACAGTGGAAGCTCCGAGGCTGACGAAGAAGAAAACGAAGAAAATTAA
- the hemB gene encoding porphobilinogen synthase, producing MIKRPRRLRNTKKIRDLVGETTLIKNDLIMPLFIDETLKGSEKKEITSMPNQYRFSTEGVVEECKEIADLGVPAVILFGIPKYKDEIASSAYDENGVIQKAIRNIKAELGNDLLVIADTCLCEYTSHGHCGLIDYKNNKVLNDETLPILSKIAISYANSGVDIIAPSDMMDGRVGALRKALDENNHTDIPIMSYGAKYASSFYGPFRDAAESAPKSEIKDRKTYQMDYRNSNEAIREIELDIEEGADLILVKPALPYLDIIKIANDNFNIPIGAYCVSGEYSMIEAASINGWINRTDAIIETLHGIKRAGASFIINYWAKEIAKYL from the coding sequence ATGATAAAAAGACCAAGAAGATTAAGAAACACCAAAAAAATTAGAGATTTAGTCGGTGAAACTACCCTTATAAAAAATGATTTAATAATGCCTTTATTTATTGACGAAACCCTAAAAGGAAGTGAAAAAAAAGAAATAACTTCAATGCCAAATCAATATAGATTTAGCACAGAGGGCGTAGTTGAAGAATGTAAGGAAATAGCAGATTTAGGGGTTCCAGCTGTAATATTATTTGGAATACCAAAATATAAAGATGAAATTGCATCATCAGCATATGATGAAAATGGAGTTATCCAAAAAGCCATAAGAAACATAAAGGCAGAGCTGGGAAATGATTTATTAGTTATTGCTGACACATGTTTATGCGAATATACTTCACATGGGCATTGTGGTTTAATTGATTATAAAAATAATAAAGTTTTAAATGATGAAACGCTACCCATACTTTCAAAAATAGCCATATCTTATGCAAATAGTGGCGTGGATATAATTGCTCCTTCGGATATGATGGACGGTAGGGTTGGAGCTCTGCGAAAAGCCCTCGACGAAAACAATCACACGGATATACCCATAATGAGCTACGGTGCAAAATATGCTTCCTCATTTTATGGTCCATTTAGGGATGCCGCAGAAAGTGCTCCAAAATCAGAGATAAAAGACAGGAAAACATATCAAATGGATTATAGGAACTCCAATGAGGCAATTCGTGAAATTGAATTAGATATTGAAGAAGGAGCCGATTTAATATTGGTAAAACCTGCACTTCCTTATTTGGATATTATAAAAATTGCCAATGATAATTTTAATATACCAATTGGAGCATACTGTGTAAGTGGAGAATATTCTATGATTGAAGCGGCTTCAATAAATGGTTGGATAAATAGGACTGATGCTATTATAGAAACACTACATGGCA
- a CDS encoding FumA C-terminus/TtdB family hydratase beta subunit, giving the protein MVTLKTPLSKEIIKKLNVGDIVYLNGIIYTGRDEAHLTILEEGEKPESKIIVEKLKHGAIYHAGPIMKKENNKWKCVAIGPTTSARMNNMEEEFIKITDISVIVGKGGMKDELLDAFNAHGVVYLGAPGGCAALLANSIVEVKGVYYEELGMPEAFWELEVKDFGPLIVSMDANGNSIYKEVNNIVNKNLEKMIQ; this is encoded by the coding sequence ATGGTAACTTTAAAAACCCCATTATCAAAGGAAATCATTAAAAAATTAAATGTTGGAGATATTGTTTATTTAAATGGTATAATTTACACAGGAAGAGATGAGGCCCATTTAACAATATTAGAAGAAGGCGAAAAACCAGAATCAAAAATAATAGTGGAAAAATTAAAACATGGCGCAATATATCATGCAGGACCAATAATGAAAAAAGAAAATAATAAATGGAAATGTGTGGCAATAGGTCCAACAACTTCCGCTAGAATGAATAATATGGAGGAAGAATTTATAAAAATAACAGATATATCTGTTATAGTTGGAAAGGGGGGCATGAAAGATGAATTATTAGATGCATTTAATGCCCATGGTGTTGTATATCTGGGAGCTCCGGGCGGTTGTGCCGCACTTCTTGCAAATTCAATAGTGGAGGTAAAAGGAGTTTATTATGAGGAGCTAGGTATGCCCGAAGCATTTTGGGAATTAGAAGTTAAAGACTTTGGGCCCCTTATTGTATCAATGGACGCCAACGGAAACAGCATTTATAAAGAAGTAAATAACATAGTTAATAAAAATTTAGAAAAAATGATACAATAA